One Aegilops tauschii subsp. strangulata cultivar AL8/78 chromosome 2, Aet v6.0, whole genome shotgun sequence genomic window, cacttggacagcccttcgggaggcactctcaaaacagcccctcgggcaaaaggatcgaaactacgacctctctacggggttgcacacatacggtgtcatctccggcagggcttcgctgtccagaactagttcccaccggaacccagacagcctttcggctctacgaaactatttcgctgggagggagagagaagccagatcatgcatggcacttgtatgtgagaaagagtgtgtctttaggcagccccctccacccctatatataggccaagcccaagggtggcttctccaagaagccaggGGGATAATaccaaaaggccctcaaggtggcttctccaagaagccaagcaaaaagcactttcactattcatgacgacatttttcagcgtccgttcgaactgaaaatatttatgtgggctcagaacatttccactacccactaaaataattttcagtgcgttccgaaacaatttcggtttagtgattttcatctgcgaaaagcaaacaagaatgcgttttcactattcatgaagacaatttttcgcgtccattaaatccgaaaatatttctgtgggtcttagaataattccagtacccactaaaatgattttgaattcgttctgaaacaatttcaaaTTAGTGAATTTTATCTGCGAAAAACAACCAAAgtggtaccggcagctccgaaacattttcggtttttatccCCAAAAATTCCCAGAAGTTTCCAGAAtaattctggcaccctccaagaattatcaggcgtgtcccgaaaccaatttgacttaatggtatatcccgaaacaactttttggtgttacgaaactatttcgctatTCTCTCTCCGGAACTCTTCCATTgtctccgaaactttttcggcaaatttctctcagactccctgtctagtattcagcagatagatgacccttaagcgtgtgaccctataggttcggtgaagcatagacatgaccggaacactttctgatcaatgatcaacatcggagccgtggacacccatattgacccctatacccacacgaatgaatattcaagtgaacctccagttgctgtgtgctattcctgttgcttcgcgatatgttacaaagacccgaggtgagatttacttgcatccccgtggatcaacaacttgtccactatgctagttacctcgttactggttttgttctcttttctcgttttcgtgttccggcatccctgtgatcaaatcacactatgtctggccagacgatgatggataccgtaacaccgagagggcccgagaatatctctccatcgtcagaggagcaaatcccaatcttgagctatcaaattacttgacatacttttccgtgaacccgtaagccgccgtaatagccacccattacggatgacgtttaacaaaccccaaagttcatgaagcaagcatgaagaaactcgatactctcatggtctaaggaatcatgcaaacgttaaccatctctgtgttatgtaccattaacttgtgatgaatgaatctcatagcataacatcaatccgggtcgattcaacacaaatgttctcttaacattgtgccctcaaagttgctggcattgacatgcccatgacactactagaaaaaggcttactagtggcgcaccagttttgcctactaatggcgcactactggtgcgccactagcaccacacCACTAgaataggtgcgccattagtatcccaaaggtgcgccattagtaactggtatactaatggcgcaccagatggaagtgcgccattagtaacatttaaaaaaaatcgttttttcttaatctcaggtcactatttcacatacgagatatccaacacatatatatacaacaagcatccatataacaatcatatccaacacacaagtttcatcatatatacatacatagccaacacatagttccatcgttacatattacaaaagtttcacattgttcatccaacaccgttatccatccaacaccatattacaaaagtttcacatagttcagttctcattgttcttctccttctccttcctcagcctgatgcgccaagagcggcgaggcggtggaggcagctgtgggatgtagtcttctaccacaattggcgtggtcatgtcgcccagctgtgggatcgccggcgccaccaccggtgcgtggtcattgtcaggcaccaccaccatcgcgaggccaccttcaggcaggacgggcacgaccatcgctaggtcatcctcagccaccaccatctcttgcccatggtcagccaccaccatctcttgcccatggtcagccaccaccatctcttgcccttggtcagccaccaccagcgctaggtcatcctcagcctgatgcccatcgtcatcctgcagctcctcatccccactctgctcctcttctcccccactccagtccggatcatccttcttgctgtctttgctgctgccagaatcgctgctgctttcgctaaagccagaatcgctgctgctttggctgtagccagtgtcgctgctgctgctcccattgcctgtccaaatgcaacaatggccattaacaatcgatgtgagacaaagccaaatgtagaggaataagaagaggcagaacgcactggcatcttcgtcgtcagcgtagcgcatgcgacacatagtcgtgttgaaaaccttcacgatgagcattgtggcgtcatcgtcgtacctgaagagaagaaagtacccggtccgcaggtcgtaggcactgtagaacttgtcccagccacggcacaggtacatgtggccctcctcgatcaccaactccacgtcccacagcctacgaaccccgccgccggcctgtcggagcttcacattatgtggcggatcttcacccagcatgttcataaaagtgtcaggcagcctctgcaatttgggacaaggagtgatgtagcaaacaacagagttatcataatgagatgggtgaaggggagatctcttgttttatatacctgcctcgtggctgatactgaagtcccaagtatgacactgaagaactcgaaagcatccaactcgtactccggtgaggcagagcggcggtggctgcttccccccatctctgataagcagcagaagagaccaattagtacccttacaacatcacattgcaaatagatgaattgtgtaggtatgcatggatttaagattatttgttcaaagccaatttgtcaatgattaatatgatatctcaatttccaccaaataatacatttgttatacaccacattttcttttcctttggaaAAGAAAAAAGCACACTGCATTCAAGTGAATGTATCTTTTATTGCAAAGCCACAACTTAGCAATAGATTCAAAGTTAACGATTGGCACCTAGAAAAGCATTTCAACATCTTCACAGATTTTACTAGCTACAATACATTCAAAAAATAAATGATATACAGTTTGTATCTCTTTGCAATGAACACACTCTAGGGGTTTTGCCATCCCCCTTTTCCTTAGATTGTCACAAGTCATGATTTTGTTCTGGGAGAACATCCAAATGAAACCTTATACCCTAGGGGGCAATTTAATACTCCATACTACAGGAAGATACAAAGGTTGCATCCATTGAGCTCCAGCTGCAGCTGCAGCTGAGGTATCCATGAGCCATCATGCCAGCCAGCCAGGAAATAAACTTTACTTTCCAAAGGAAAAAAATACAATGCATATATAGATAGATGAGCATGTTCAGTTTACAAGAATGAATATAAACAAG contains:
- the LOC141042062 gene encoding uncharacterized protein, with translation MGGSSHRRSASPEYELDAFEFFSVILGTSVSATRQRLPDTFMNMLGEDPPHNVKLRQAGGGVRRLWDVELVIEEGHMYLCRGWDKFYSAYDLRTGYFLLFRYDDDATMLIVKVFNTTMCRMRYADDEDASNGSSSSDTGYSQSSSDSGFSESSSDSGSSKDSKKDDPDWSGGEEEQSGDEELQDDDGHQAEDDLALVVADQGQEMVVADHGQEMVVADHGQEMVVAEDDLAMVVPVLPEGGLAMVVVPDNDHAPVVAPAIPQLGDMTTPIVVEDYIPQLPPPPRRSWRIRLRKEKEKNNEN